ATTATGTATCGCAACGTCTCGTACCGTCAAGTCACAGTTACGTTTATCGTACGATCGCTCCGTTGCcgtaacatttaaaataatcaaatatacAGAAAACTAAACTCTAAACAAGTGCAGCTTTAATTGTCAATCGGGAGCTGGGTCTCATTGATATACGCAATAAACTACGATATACATGGATTGATCGATTGGAAtgtatcaaaaatatataatatataatactaTAAGTACACTTTAGTGGCAAAAGACCGAGGGATACAGCCCAGCGTACATGGGTGTCCGTATCGTATACAAAAGTGGAAGAGGAGTAATCGTTAAAAACTAATCTTTCTGCTTACTAGCTACTCCGGTCTGAGTGCGTGTCAACTTGGTGCAACCTCACGAGAGGGAGGTGTGGTGGCGTATCAGAGAACTAGAGACTTGGGAAACAACTCCTGCTTCACATAGTCGTTTATCATCTCCATGAGCAGCTCCCGCGTGAGCTTCGGATGCTGCAGCACGTAGCCAAAGTCTTTCAGCTTCGTGTTGTCCAAGTAGAGATGCTTGTGGTGGAGCTGCTCCTCGTCGAGGTAGGGTGTCAGCGGGGTGTTGTCAATGCCATTGCGTTGGCAAATCTCGGCCCAGGGAGCCATATGCTTGTCGTTGATCTCGCCAACAGTGTCCGTGGGATAAAGCTGGGACAAAAGAACGAATTGAATAATTAGTGGGCTTTCAGTTGGTTACCCTCTGCAATGCGGAGTAAGGTTATGATGTAATTAAATCAGTGTTTGGAACACACACAGTGGGAAAGACCCGAAACTGGCTGCTAGCATGCAAAAACGCTAAGCGAAGACGCATGCCGAAGCCATAAGATGACTAGTATATGTAAtgtgcttttattttgtattataaaagctcaatatcttaagaatattgtgtcaaagttttacatcgataacagcaaaattgacgaagttatgcagagttgaacgaaggtcttTTGCtgttttattatcaaaaatcacattttgaaaatcggtgtacacgataactcaaaatctactgaacaaaatgtttttaaatttggcACATAACTTCTTTCGCTAATTTTGCAGGTATTTACGTGAggcttttttaaattataattttattatattttttatttaacaaagtaACTTAAGTTTTTAGTCGAAATTCGggatttttactttaaatttaaataaaaaaaaacggaaaaatgtaaaaaataaaatcgccACGTAAGTACCTCGGGACAATTATCCTTCTCAGAtatcggatgattctgtgggcaaaccaactttttttaagtctgctcgggagattccctattaCCCCTACACGTCTAAAtgtttttcaatacaaaatgtaacacaaaattgtttaaacaatgtgttattgtataatattaaattcattaaGCCGTTTCGTCACAATACATTTCTGAAAAGTGGCTaattttgcaccgaattaatcATGCCCCTCGCTTAAACAGAATTCTAATCTTCAAGTTCAAGCCCAGTTTACGGCAAATATTTTGGGAATGTTTGCAAGAATTAAATGAGTAAGCTACTTAAGACTTTCTATCTTTAACAAGGAATTTCTGGAACTGGTTAATCTTCTTTCAATCCAATAAACAAAGTGAAATTCCAGCTATTTATAACCAGTCCAGTCGTATATATTGTTGCCCggtgttattattattagttacCTTAGTCAAATTCGACATGACAATGCCAAAATAGTCCACATTGATGTCGAAAATATCCACCAACAGGTTGCTAATACTGCCCTGCGTAGAAGCTGAATCATCGGCTATATTGTACACCTGCCCGGCGGTCTTGGGGCTCTGCGCCAATTGCCAAATGGCGGCACACACATCCGATACGTGCACCGTATTCAGACGCATGGCATCGTTCCACAGCAGCTTCATTGTCTCGTTGAGGTATTTGTAAATGGCAGCGATTATAATGCGCGGCACTGTGAACGAAACGGAACGGGATGGGTGGTGGTTGGGTGGTCATTAGCTCGGGTTTTGCCCGCCTGACAATTACATCAATTATCGGCTATCGACAACGAACAACAACTCACTCAAGTAGCGCTTATCGCCAATGCCATAGACCACGGGCAAGCGGACAACCGTATAGCTGAGATCTTCCATGTTCGCCAGCTCCTTCTCCACCTTCAGCTTCTGCCGGGCCACGCCCGTCCAGGGCTCCAGCTTGCAGTCCTCCTTCAGCGGCGTCTTCTCACTGCTATTCACACAACCGGAGCTGAGCTCCACGTAGCGCCGCACACGCTGAGCGGCTGCCTCGTTTGCACAGTTCACGCTGAGCTTAAGGATGCCCTCCTTGTAGACAGCATCGTCCTGGTTGGCACGCGTCTCGGCCGCGCAGTTGATGACGATGTCCCAGGCCCTGCCTGTCGTGGGGTGTGGTGCAAAGGCCGCCTTGCAAGAGGCTGCAGCAACACAAAGAGGAGAGTTCTAGAACCTGTTTGGAGGTGCAACGTTACTAGGGTGCCTCGCTTCGTGAGGATGGGTGATCTTTGTACTCTCTGTCTGCGAAGACagtttattcttttttaaaacattactatattttttaaatatataaaatgtttaatcaCTTGTTAGGATATTATGTtacttcttcttttcttttacgGATATGATTTCACCACAACTTTTCCACATCCTTCCCGGAGCGAGTCACCCTAACGCAGCGATTCTACCTACCGGCATTTATTAGGTTGGCGCTGCAGAACTCCACTCGGTCGCTGTCGAAGATCCGCGCCTGCTCCTCGTTCAGCCAGGCCATCTGGGGAGGGGTCTTATCGGCAATCCGTATTTCCTGCGCCAGTTCATTCTCCAGCAGATAAGTGGCCAAGTTGCGTCCGATAAAGCCGCAGCCTGCGGGGCACAAGAGCGATGCACTGATAAACGGATGTCAGGGGGGTGGGGCGGCGCCGCTATCGGAGGCTGTGCAGCCGACTGACTTACCACCCAAAATCAAAACAGTCGGCTTCTCAGACATGCTGCAGTCGCGACAAATTCAACAGGAATGAGTCAAGTCAGGGCGAATTATTTGTTTGCGGGTGGAacggttttttgttgtttggctGTTTTTATGGTATGACTGTGGTGGGACGCAGCAAAAATACCCCTTAAAGCGGATAAAAATAACTGGTCACACTTGGGCGGTccgattttaaatttttttttagcaaaattcGTAAATTTCACGAGTACATCGATAGCAGTCCTGCACACATCGATACATTGCAATTCTTCGTGGTATCGATAGGATTTCCTGTGACTAACAGTGATGTTACTCTCTCTAGGCAAAATTTACGCTCAATTCTGTGAACTTACATTCTACatgagaattcgaccccaaacTAATGTTAACTAACAAATTTGACACTGTTATTCTGTAAGCGTGTAAGATtagttttgacattttaacaCGAACGTTTCCTCTTGCTgtctattaattaaataaatactatttataaatggaaactaaaaaatataaataaaaattaagaatttaaagaaaattagtctatttttaaagtgtattattgtttacatttgtgtgtgtttttttaatatttttaaatttaaatttaaaatttaatttaatttaaaattagtttctaAAAAgtagctttttttttagttttttttttctttgaattgGGCTTTTTTTTAGCTGTTAATTTTAGATAATCCAGATTTTTTGATCAGAAAAAAATACTGCTTACTAACTGTCCATTTTGACCAAGTCCGCCATTGAATTCGGGACTTTTTTTGAAGTTCTCAAAAAAGGTAAGGAAAACTTGAATCTTGAATTATCAGAGTCATCAGTGAATAGAATCTTAAATAATACAGACAACAAGATGCCGGGAGTCACAGTCAAGGACTTGGACCAGCACGTTGTGACCAAAGCTTTGGCATCTTTCCtaaaaaaatcgggaaaagTTGTGGTGCCCGTTCAGGCCGAG
Above is a genomic segment from Drosophila kikkawai strain 14028-0561.14 chromosome 3R, DkikHiC1v2, whole genome shotgun sequence containing:
- the LOC108084596 gene encoding uncharacterized protein, which encodes MSEKPTVLILGGCGFIGRNLATYLLENELAQEIRIADKTPPQMAWLNEEQARIFDSDRVEFCSANLINAASCKAAFAPHPTTGRAWDIVINCAAETRANQDDAVYKEGILKLSVNCANEAAAQRVRRYVELSSGCVNSSEKTPLKEDCKLEPWTGVARQKLKVEKELANMEDLSYTVVRLPVVYGIGDKRYLMPRIIIAAIYKYLNETMKLLWNDAMRLNTVHVSDVCAAIWQLAQSPKTAGQVYNIADDSASTQGSISNLLVDIFDINVDYFGIVMSNLTKLYPTDTVGEINDKHMAPWAEICQRNGIDNTPLTPYLDEEQLHHKHLYLDNTKLKDFGYVLQHPKLTRELLMEMINDYVKQELFPKSLVL